In a genomic window of Amycolatopsis japonica:
- a CDS encoding TetR/AcrR family transcriptional regulator, translating into MPRPVGRRAEILETFARHVAERGYDQTNLGDIADELGMSKGTIVHHFGTKAQMLREVEENYMRRQLHAVHGMWERLEKPQERVAAIIYASVLLHVVDRHATVATQREVVQLSDDPAMQEVRKLRGEMQRLTEAELQQGVDAGLFRKIDVRVTTLQLFGSVQWMWVWFDPKGPQTPEEVGASMVDVFLGGLLLDRYGLQQVADPKGAVVTVVRECLTAVGESPE; encoded by the coding sequence GTGCCCCGACCAGTCGGCAGGCGAGCAGAGATCCTGGAGACGTTCGCTCGGCACGTCGCCGAACGCGGCTACGACCAGACCAACCTGGGCGACATCGCCGACGAACTCGGCATGTCCAAGGGCACCATCGTCCACCACTTCGGGACCAAGGCCCAGATGCTGCGCGAAGTGGAAGAGAACTACATGCGCCGCCAGCTTCACGCGGTCCACGGAATGTGGGAGCGCCTGGAGAAACCGCAAGAGCGCGTGGCCGCGATCATCTACGCCTCGGTTCTCCTGCACGTCGTCGATCGCCACGCCACCGTCGCGACCCAGCGCGAGGTCGTGCAGCTGTCGGATGACCCGGCGATGCAGGAAGTCCGCAAACTGCGCGGCGAGATGCAGCGCCTGACCGAAGCCGAACTGCAGCAGGGCGTCGACGCCGGACTCTTCCGGAAAATCGACGTCCGCGTCACCACCCTGCAGCTTTTCGGCTCTGTGCAATGGATGTGGGTCTGGTTCGACCCCAAGGGGCCCCAGACCCCCGAAGAGGTAGGGGCGTCGATGGTCGACGTCTTCCTCGGCGGCCTGCTGCTAGACCGGTACGGTTTACAGCAAGTGGCGGATCCGAAGGGAGCCGTGGTGACCGTGGTGCGGGAATGCCTCACAGCGGTGGGGGAGAGCCCGGAATAG